A portion of the Sabethes cyaneus chromosome 3, idSabCyanKW18_F2, whole genome shotgun sequence genome contains these proteins:
- the LOC128743842 gene encoding 2-phosphoxylose phosphatase 1: MVLKEVARFSLQHRTLYCYLILSIWIFLLIAGMYKYIGSIENSNSVLNSKNYLYKKQHLFLEQQNHERTKKIDDSVCNHLHTIGIGEEGGVLDGWSLQGVLLLIRHGDRGPMTHVRGIDTIDCSHEGDTVLMKYNHYITNSSSTTAGHWMKTGPFHSFPLLPSSPKACLLGQLTQKGIGQLLRVGDVIRQAYAHSLSLYSRSPSQTRTTPFNSSDTNGPPVYNADDIVIFSTRYRRTFQSAMALMFSILPPEKWQSLQIQESHSLSFCFTDCACPQADNLKKQLDRDSKLSLGTHPAIGAIVQWMGATILQNQPTVGQSNPLEVRDALLSHICHDAPLPCRKISLSIHEQRSHASSSTQDPQDVINIDQDDSGIIFANHQSQLTNTEDPDDADSIGEQEPEIEGCVEKSHVAALMSYTQWTGLREWKSIKMHQQGLLRAYGFLRNIVGYMLKMISGDKVKFVLYSGHDKTLEFLMTALGLSIESPFIPYASRMAFEVYKSDKDTQYYFRLLYNGKDVTNAIGVCEGGKSLNVPRGIRGDRAKLCPIENIIRFLHDDYFLPLNATNFKDACTAQKDTYF; this comes from the exons ATGGTGCTTAAAGAAGTCGCTCGGTTTTCGTTGCAGCATCGTACGCTTTACTGTTATTTAATATTAAGTATTTGGATATTTTTGCTCATTGCAG GAATGTATAAGTACATTGGTTCAATCGAAAATAGTAATAGTGTTCTCAATTCAAAAAATTACCTCTATAAGAAACAGCATTTGTTTTTGGAGCAACAAAACCATGAACGAACAAAAAAGATTGACGATAGTGTATGCAATCATCTTCACACCATTGGCATAGGAGAAGAGGGCGGCGTGCTGGATGGTTGGTCATTGCAGGGTGTGTTGCTTCTCATACGTCATGGCGATCGGGGCCCGATGACACATGTACGTGGGATTGACACGATCGATTGCAGTCACGAAGGAGACACCGTGCTGATGAAGTACAACCACTATATCACCAATAGCAGTTCCACAACTGCAGGGCATTGGATGAAAACTGGTCCGTTTCACAGCTTTCCATTGCTTCCTTCTAGCCCGAAGGCTTGCTTGCTAGGACAGCTAACGCAAAAAGGAATTGGTCAGTTATTGCGAGTTGGTGACGTTATCCGTCAGGCGTACGCTCATTCATTATCTCTGTATTCCCGATCTCCGTCTCAAACCAGAACCACTCCGTTTAACTCTTCCGATACGAACGGGCCCCCGGTTTACAACGCAGATGATATTGTTATATTCTCTACTCGTTATCGTAGGACATTCCAGTCCGCTATGGCCCTCATGTTTAGTATATTGCCGCCTGAAAAATGGCAATCGTTGCAAATTCAAGAAAGTCATAGCTTATCTTTTTGTTTCACTGACTGTGCATGTCCCCAAGCTGACAATCTAAAGAAGCAATTGGATAGAGATAGCAAGTTGTCGTTGGGGACACATCCTGCAATCGGAGCCATTGTCCAGTGGATGGGAGCAACCATTCTTCAGAACCAACCGACAGTTGGTCAATCTAATCCATTAGAAGTTCGTGATGCTTTATTATCTCATATTTGTCATGACGCTCCATTACCGTGCCGAAAAATATCTCTCAGCATTCACGAACAACGCAGTCATGCTAGTAGCAGCACTCAAGATCCGCAGGATGTTATTAATATTGATCAAGATGATAGTGGAATTATTTTTGCTAACCATCAAAGCCAACTGACCAACACCGAAGATCCGGATGACGCAGATTCCATTGGTGAACAGGAACCCGAGATTGAAGGATGCGTGGAGAAAAGTCATGTGGCCGCTCTCATGTCTTATACGCAGTGGACAGGTTTACGCGAATGGAAAAGTATTAAAATGCACCAACAAGGATTATTAAGAGCATACGGGTTTCTTCGTAATATAGTTGGGTACATGCTGAAAATGATTTCCGGAGATAAAGTTAAGTTTGTGCTATATTCAGGTCATGATAAGACGCTGGAATTTCTCATGACAGCTCTTGGTTTATCAATAGAAAGCCCTTTCATCCCATATGCATCAAGAATGGCATTTGAAGTATATAAGAGTGATAAAGACACACAGTACTACTTTCGGTTATTATATAATGGAAAGGACGTGACCAATGCAATTGGAGTCTGTGAGGGCGGCAAAAGCTTAAACGTTCCTCGTGGTATTAGAGGGGATCGAGCTAAGCTTTGTCCTATAGAAAACATCATTCGTTTTCTTCACGATGACTATTTTCTTCCTCTCAACGCTACCAACTTCAAGGATGCATGCACAGCACAAAaggatacatatttttaa